A single genomic interval of Daucus carota subsp. sativus chromosome 1, DH1 v3.0, whole genome shotgun sequence harbors:
- the LOC108197829 gene encoding F-box/kelch-repeat protein At3g17530-like yields MENNGEINTTFEDLPQEAAVNIFTRLPVKTLIRSTSVCKKWYSNITNPTFISAHIQHSLSCCDENAVLEIPKNIMRNKYCSLVSAENGDVLKKYKIPFQTKNGSLQLCGAFNGILCLNALESDPNVDIEYQGMYLWNPCVGKYRALFSTCFKKRGFCVYSLGLGVYEPTYDFRVVRIVYPADDRGYALGKVPPKAEVYSLKRNTWRRIKDPGIGLVGFHTGVTVGNNMTYWLNTKAPRGYKEEAWVLSFNFNDEVFGMFKLPDHVRYCLGVKAEFRLLKVEGKLAVFVLSEKKGSNGNCGQPCYIWLMSHEDHEVSWNLRFKIVLKKREWPLGVSRGGTLLLVSPGGFSTVLASFNLMGGDLQQSKPLNCGPGAVDTLFIESLLMLEGRDELLKSA; encoded by the coding sequence atggagAACAATGGTGAGATCAACACAACTTTTGAAGATCTTCCTCAAGAAGCTGCAGTCAACATCTTCACAAGGCTTCCAGTGAAAACCCTGATCAGGTCCACCTCAGTCTGCAAGAAATGGTACTCTAATATCACTAACCCTACTTTCATTTCAGCTCATATTCAGCACTCTCTCTCTTGTTGTGATGAAAATGCTGTTCTTGAAATCCCCAAGAATATTATGCGTAACAAGTACTGCTCTTTGGTATCAGCTGAAAATGGTGATGTGCTTAAAAAGTACAAGATTCCTTTTCAAACTAAGAATGGTTCTTTGCAATTATGTGGGGCTTTTAATGGGATTCTTTGTTTGAATGCACTTGAGTCAGACCCTAATGTTGATATTGAGTATCAGGGAATGTATCTGTGGAATCCTTGTGTTGGGAAATACAGAGCCCTTTTCTCGACTTGTTTCAAGAAACGGGGATTTTGTGTTTATTCACTTGGGTTGGGGGTTTATGAGCCTACGTATGATTTTCGGGTTGTTAGAATTGTGTATCCCGCGGATGACAGGGGTTATGCGCTTGGGAAGGTGCCTCCTAAGGCCGAGGTTTATAGCTTGAAGAGGAATACTTGGAGGAGGATTAAGGACCCTGGTATTGGTTTAGTTGGTTTTCATACTGGGGTCACTGTTGGTAATAATATGACATACTGGCTAAATACAAAAGCTCCTCGAGGTTATAAGGAAGAGGCGTGGGTGTTGTCGTTTAATTTCAATGATGAGGTGTTTGGGATGTTTAAATTGCCGGATCATGTTCGTTATTGTTTGGGAGTGAAGGCAGAGTTTAGACTCTTGAAGGTTGAGGGTAAACTTGCTGTTTTTGTTCTAAGTGAAAAAAAAGGAAGTAATGGAAATTGCGGCCAGCCTTGTTATATATGGCTCATGAGCCATGAAGATCATGAGGTGTCGTGGAATTTGCGTTTTAAAATTGTACTCAAGAAACGTGAGTGGCCTTTGGGTGTTTCAAGGGGTGGAACACTTTTATTGGTGTCACCAGGTGGGTTCAGTACAGTTTTAGCTTCATTTAATCTCATGGGTGGAGATCTTCAACAAAGTAAGCCACTGAACTGTGGACCTGGTGCTGTAGACACTCTTTTCATAGAGAGTTTGCTCATGCTTGAGGGACGGGATGAACTGTTGAAATCTGCATAG